TCATGTGCCCCATTTTCAACAACAATACTATCTTCATAAGTGACACAATGTACTCCTGTCTAAAGATAGTAAACATGTCACTTCATTCATATTACAAACTCAACAGAGCCTTCAGAGATGATAACTGGGTGAGCTATATATAGAACATCATTCCATTAAATTTCGCACATACTCCATCTCTTCCAACCTTTCACACCAAAAGAGTCAATGCAAGTGTATGCACACACATGATTCATATTTTCAACTCTCATAAAAGTCCTACAGCAAACTCGACCCACTTAAACACTCGTTCTAACCGAATATGTACCACGAAAACTCGTAATTTCTCATCTAAAACACAATTCTCGATAGTGTTTATATCTGAAACAAATCCTGATCTCATCAATTTCAGCAAAGCGAAAACCGGTACAGTTCTATAGAGAGAGAGAGATCATACCGCTGGCTTAGTATAACAGCCCATTTCACCAGTAATCACACTCTCAGTCTCGGCGACCTCGACGATGACGTTGGCGGTCCCCGGCAGCTCCGGCGGGCCGGCATCGAGCGTGATCCGAACCGAATCGAAGATTTCAAGCTCTTTAAGCTTGGCATTGGCCAAGGTCGAAGCTTCGAGAAGCTCCTGCATAGTCGTGGCCTTCTTAATCCCCTCCAGCTCCGCCTCGATCAGATACTCCTTCGTCTTCGTGTTCCCTTTGATCAAAACGTCGTGCACTCTTATCTCCACGGGCTCTTTCATCATCCGCTGGACCAGGCCCTCCGTCTTCGCCCTCGCCGAACGCAGCTGCTGCTCCTTCGACGGCGGCGGCTCCTCGTCGTCGTCTTCTTCGTCTTCTTCGAATTCGTCGTCATCGGGCTCCTCCGGGTCGGGTTCGTGGAGGCCGTTGTCGTTGACATTGGAGGAGGGTTGGTCTTCGGGGTCGATTTTAGGGTTTAGGGTTTCAGAGTCCGCCATGGGAGAGAGTGCGATAGAGAGGAGAGAGAAGGGGTGTGGGTTTTGATTGGGAGAGCAGTTAGGCACGACTGTCCCTTTGGGCTTTGCAGCGTTGAAGCATTGGACTCTTTGATCAAATTGCAAGCAAAGTTTTTTCTTTTTTAACAAGCAAGTTTTCTAGTGTATATTTTTTCTGTTTATTTTCTAGAATGAAAAATCTTTATTGAAAGTAAAAAAAATTAACTCGTAATGACCGATGGTGGACACGAACTCCACACTCATCTCTCTAAAACCTAAACCAGTTTCGGGTTCGTAATCATGAATGACGTTCAGCCCGAAATAACCTAACTTCTAATCACTTATATCGTCAATTCTCTTAGGCTACAAAGATCCAACCCTTGGTTGCTCCGCCTTTTTTTGCCCTTTTTTTAAGTACAAAATATATTATGCACATCCTTATTATCCAGGTATATGTCACTAGATCAGAATGACGAATACTATAAGATAATATGTGTATTCGCAACTTGACGTGTATCGAAACGTATCTGGGACGTACGCGAACGAATCTATATCAATTCTACATGTTATTAGACTTACATCTAAAAGTGGTTGAATATGAATCTCTTCGACCATTAGTCATGGACTTACCAGGTGACAAGGGTTGTTTCATTTGCGGTATGTCTCATCCATTAGCCCAAGACCCGAGCCCACCGCACCAAGTATTATATGGGTCTCACTTTGTGAAAGGCTCCTTGATTCAAATTCAAAATCAAGTTCAGTCCTAAACAAAACCTCCCTCCACTTCTCCACCACCACCGCCGCCGCCGCCGTCGCCGCGATGGCCAACAACGATCTCTTCTCATCCCTAATCTCCGACATCAAATCCTACTCCGGCAAAGACCCTCTTCTCCCTTGGCTAAGGTACTCTCCCAAACTCTTCTTCACACATCATCTCCAACTCCGTCTTCTCTTAACATTCTGCTTTATAATGTGACCTGCAGAGGGATCCGGAAGCTTCAAGACTCACTCCCGCAGAAGGTTCTAGAAGAAAAGCTCCCCCGGTTCTTGCAGAAATGCGCCCAGACCTTCCAGTACGACGAGCGCTACCGGAACGAAGCCCGGTACCTCCGAGTCTGGTTGAAGCTGGTAACTAATCTATTTAGCTTCATTTATTAGTTACTGTTTGGTTAAACTGAGGGGTAATGAGAAGTGTTGATTTGATTTGGTGATTGTAATTAGGTGTAGTGTGAGATTTGATTTTTGGGGGTTTTGGTGTGTTTGTGTGGAGTAGATGGATTTTGTGGAGGATCCGAGAGAGCTTTTGAGGACGATGGAGGCGAATCAGATCGGGACGAAGCACCCTATGTTCTACCAGGCGTATGCTCTTTACTATGAGAAGAAAAAGAGGTTTGAGGAGGGTGAGAAAATGTACCATTTGGGGGTGCAGAAGTAAGTGTTTGAGCATTTTTCGTAGTTAGTTTCTGAATTGAAAACTACCGGATTCGTTTCTAGTTTAGCCACCTTGATAATTTGATGTGTTGCTTGGTCGATTTGTTACTGAAATGTGTAGTTTATATTAGGAGCAACTTGAATAGTTGAATGTATGCGTAGTTCATCGAACTAGGATTTCTCACTTTTTCTTTGAACAAGCTGTTTTCTTTTGATGCTGATGGTTAGTTTGAATGGCGTGTACAACTTGAACTGCTGTTAACTCCTCATAACCATTATTGAACAGCCATGCTGATCCCATTGAAGAATTAGAGAAAGCATATGAGCAGTTCCTGCAGCGCATGGAGAGACACAGGAAATGGAAACACCAGGTAGTTTTCCATTTCTGTGTTTTTGGTATATTGAGGTTGTAGTGTGCTAAGAAAACTAGTGTAAACCTAAAAAAATGTTCTGCATTGGCAGGAAAAGAGAACCACAAAAAAAGTATCAGATAGGAGTAGAGTCTCTCGAATTAGTGGAGAAAGGAACATTGAAAAGGAATGCAGGATGGGAGATAGGCCTAGAGAAACCCGGCATGATGGAACTAGAAGTAGGCATCAAGTGACTGCTGGAGGGGTGTCAGATGAACGGAGTATGTGCAGCGACGATACAGTATTGGGGAAGTTTGTAGGCACTGCCATTGTTGGAAAATCTGAAGCAGAAGATGCTTGTCACCATGGACTGGTGGATCCTACTATAAACATGAAAGAGGCCATGAGTGCCATAAATAGTATGTTTCGAGAGCCTTTAGAGATGGCTCCGGTTAGAAGAGGGTCACGCCAATCTCAACAAAAGGAGAACAATACAAACAATGGATTCCAGGTGTTTGTTGATGAAAACTTGGAAAAGGGAGGCAAATCAAAAGATAAAGGTGTGGTGCAGCAAAGTAGAGAACCTTTGAACATTTTCATTGATGATGATCAAGATTGCCTCGAGCAGAGTGAAGTTCAGAATAAGAGAGAAGATTCTTCCCCATCTGCTTCACATGAAAATGCTTTTGTGTTTCTAAATCCGAAAGATGTTCCGAGTGAAAGTCCTAATGGTGAAGGTTCATCTAGACCAAGATTTAGAGAGGATACAATGATGGTTCGTAGGATTGTTGGGACCACCATTTCAGAGGACCCGCAGGTGGAAAACGCTTGCCACCATGGCTTAGTTGAACCAACTATCAACTTAAAGGAGGCCATGGATGATATCAACAACATGTTTGGCAAGCCAATAGATTTCGTAAGAAGCAGAAGAGTTAGAAGGCAGGACAAAGTACCAGAGAAGAAACAAGATCTTGGCGGGTTTTGTATACTTCCTGATGATGAAGACGATAGCGGTGATGATAACTTGGAACAACAACAAGTGCAGAAAATGAAAGATCTACCTGGAAAATCAAAAGATTCTGATCTGTTTGAGACTACTGTTTTCACAAAGCAGGCCATGGATGATATCAATAAGATGTTTGGAATGCCACTGACTTTAGTCACATTTCAACTGCAATCTGTGTGCTTTAGATTAGTNNNNNNNNNNNNNNNNNNNNTTTTTTTTGTAAAGGTGATTTGTTGTTTTGGAATGTAAGAGTTATGTTTCTCCTGTAGCCCTTGTACTTGAAATTTGGTATTCTCAATGCAAACAAATTGTTCATTTCTTTCTGTTTCTGTGTGTTTGTGCTTTCTAGACCAGTTCTGTCCCTCATCTAAATAGTGAATACAGTATAAATTAACAGATAAAAGAGAAAGATTTATATTAATAAGAACATTTCATTTCACACTGCCATAGTACAAACATTCAAGAAACAAAACCATACTCTGGAAAATGAGTTACACTTGGAACAAGAAGCTTACAAAATAATAGAGATGCAATGATTAAGTTTCGATGGGAGGTAAGTTGATCATGGAGTGACTTATCCGGATATTAGTGGTGAGTGGTGTAAGGGCAATGTGCAGGACGGAAAGCAAAAGGCCCTGCAGCATATATGACAGCATTATAATTCGGACTCGTGTAACTCTTGCCTTCAGACCGGAGATGCGCTCCATCAAGGCCGAAATTGACATTGGTGGCAAGGTTGCACTTTTGAAGTGGAGAAGAAACTAGCTTCACTTTGCAATTCTGAAGGGGATAGTCCAATGCACGGTTCATTTTGTTGCCTTCTAGTTCAGCATACACATAGCCGTTAGCATTTGCTTGGAAAGTCTTGTAGTAGCCAACTTGGCCTATGTTGTTTTTACAGACAACACTGACTTTAGCCAAAGGGAGTGATTTGGCCCCGGTTAAGGACCATCCACGGTAGTCACAGCTCTGGCAGTACACCATGCCTTCCACAACCACATGCACTTCCGGCTTCGGAGGGTGTGCATTGGCGGATGGGGACAAGGCCAATGCAATGAGGAGGAAAGACGACGCGACGAGGATGAGTTGCTTGCTTGCCATTTCTTGTTAGGAGTTGGGGTGCAAGCAGGGGATTTAGTTGTAAAGTGGAAATGAGACCAAAGCTGCTGGTTTGAATGAAGACAGATTGGATGAAGTGGTATATATAGGGGTGTTGGATTGTGGACTTAGTTGGTGAGATTTTCTTCTTTTTTTGATGTGGAGACTACTATGTTACATGCCAACCACTTCCCAAGATGTGAACATGTCTATACGTGAAGGCCATAGTTATCATCTTGCTGTCAATGGGACTGGTTCCTCTTGCAAGCTAAAGTTTCAAACAGCCTATGAATAAATTTTAGATGAAGAAAAACCCAGATACGAGCAGTACACAGCGGTGTGTAATTGGATTTTCACCAGTTGGCACATTATTTTCCAGAGAAGATTGCATGATAAATGGCTTCGAAATCAAAGCTCTGCAAAGCAAGTATTGAACATAGGATTAGTGAGTTGCCATATGCAATTCTTTGCCATATACTATTAAATTCAATTTATCCCATAAATCTTTGGTGCTAAAATCAGTTCAGTCCTGTAACTTTTTTTTAAATCAGTTCGTCCTTTCAACTTTCGTAAACACATCAGTCGGGTCCAATTTTTGGATTGCTCTTGACATATGACGTCACCAAAGCTGTTGGAACTGACAAGAGACGCATAATTCAACTTTATCCCTCTTCATAAGGATAAAATAGCCAATTTAACAAAATATTATTAAAAAATATACAAAAAAATGCATCTATTTAACAAAATGAATAAAAAATAATGAGGGTATTTTAGATATTTCGTTAAAAATGAGAGGACAAAGTTGAATTATGGGTCCCCTTGTCAGTTCTAACGGCTTCGGTGACGTCATATTTCGAGGGAAATTTAAAAATTAGACCGACTGATGTGTTTATGAAAGTTGAAAGGGCGAATTGATTTAAAAAAAAATAAATTGCAAGACTGAATTGATTTTAACACTAAAGATTTGGGGGGTAAACTAAATTTTTTTTCTACTTTTTAAGTTTTCATGTGGGGAGAAATTTTATTAGCACATCCCTAAATGTTATATACACATCTCTTTTTTAAAATAAATTATATAAGACTTTATGGGTACATAAAATTATCAAAAGAGACATTCATATCAAAAGTAAAGAAACCTAGTTGAAATAAGGGTAAAATATTGTATAGTCTTTTTGGTTTAAAGTCAACATATGTTTAGTTCTTATGATTTTATTTTAATCTGAATAGTTATTAAAATCACGATTTTTCATCCAAATAGTCCTTATGGTTTTATTTTAATCTGAATAGTCTTTAAAATCATGATTTTTCATCCAGATAGTCCTTATAGCCTTTAACTGAGAAAATTATTGGAATGACTATTTGGATGAAAAATCATGACTTTAAGGACTATTCAGATTAAAATAAAACCACAATGACTAAACAGATGTCGACTTCAAACCATAAGGACTAAACAAATTTCAATTCTTGAAATAAAATATTCCGCTTAGAGTTTTCTTCTCCTCTACGAAAACAATGTATGTGAAGACACCAAGCCCTAATCAGAAATAGCTAGCAACAACTCATCTAGAAAAAAAAACTATACGTAGAACCTTCAAACGCAAAAAAGTCGTGAAATAAGATATGACTAGAATGGTGAAATACGTCTATGATTGAAAAATCACGGTATTCCGGTAAAGTCTCGGTGCCGATAGTTGCGGTCAATGCAATTTACCCTTATTATTCACTATGCTACAGATTTGGCGTTCGGTGTCTAATTGACTATTGTGATACCTTTCCAGAAGCGTAACGGCCCTACGAGTCAAAATCATTGTTTTGCCCTGACATATGGGCCTTTTTGGCCATCCAAGTCTGTTTAGGGCTTCAAAATGCTGTTTTTTTATTTCCGATTAGAGTTGACCGTTTCGATCGAGCCCTTAACGTTGTCGAATCCAGTTGAATTTTTTACCATAGACATATTTCTTCATAATGATCATATCTGACGGTCGAATTTTGGTTTTTAAATTTTAGTCATCGGAATCACAACGTGTCTACTATTTACCGTTATTATTCCTTATGGGGAGCCCTATCGTCGGAAGATAAATGTCTCAAAACTTTTATATGGGCAGTTGCGTCTCATCTACGTGAGAGTTTTTCGTGTGGAAGGTTTGACCAAACTACGTAATATAGAGGGAGATATGAGCGTTTTCGTGTGATAAGTAACGATGGATTAGGGTTGACCGTTTCGATCGAGCCCTTAACGTTGTCGGATCCAGTTGAATTTTTTACCATAGACATCTTTTGTCATAATGATCATATCTGACGGTCGAATTTTGGTTTGTAAATTTTAGTCATCGGAATCACAACGTGTCTACTAATGTTGTATAACTTGTTTAATAGGTTATATAACTTTGTAAACCAACTCTACATAGGAAGAAAAATTATCAAAAATCTCGTGAAATAAGATGTGTTCAGAATGGTGAAATAAGGCTATGGTTCAAAAATCTCGTAAATCGGGTAACGTCTCGGTGCCGATAGTAGCGGTCAACCCTATTTACCGTTATTATTCCCTATGGGGAGCCCTATCGTCGGAAGGTAAATGTCTCAAAATTTTGATATAGGCGGTTGTGTCTCATCTATGTGAAATTTTTTCATGTGGAAGGTTTGACCAAACTACGTAATATAGAGGGAGATATGAGCGTTTTCGTGAATTTATAGACTTTAGCCGACGAGATATCAAAAAAGTCGTCAGCTAAGGTCAAAAATTGTTTGGCGGTAAACCAAATTTAGAGGAAAATTTTCAAATGACTTTAGCCGACGAAAATATATGAAAAGTCGTCGGCTAAAGTCAAAAAAAAAATTTGGCGGCAAACCAAATTTGGGGGAAAATTTTCAAAGGACTTACACCGACGAAAATATATGATTTCGTCGGCTATTGTCAAAAAATTTTGGCAGTCAACCAAAATTTTCAAAGGAGTTTAGCCGACGAAAATTAAGAATTTTGTCGGGTAAAGCTCTTTATATAGGAGTTTTACCGGAGGTGGATGGTAAGAAGTCAGAAAATCAGAAAAAGTTACTGTTTCGCCTGCCGGATTTTCTTCTCGACCTAGCTCCGCCGTCAAGCCACCGGAGACCGCAACACTTGTCCCAAAAGCTTCGCCGTCATCTCTATTTCATTGCTGGACAGGTGGTGTATCGAGTGGCGCCGCCGTGAGGGATAAATCGAGCTCCAAAACTCTGCCGGTTCGGATTCGGTGTCGATCGAATTTCTCTTTCCTCAGGTCACCATTTGGTGAGTTCTATATATGGATAAGTTGAGTTTGATTAGTACTACATTCCCCTAGAATTTGGTAGCTCGATTCGGTGTGTGTGAGGAGAATCGAAGATTTGAAGTTTTTAGGGTTTAAAATTGGGGATTTTTATATTTTTATTCAATTGACCTGTTTAGGCTTAGAATTGGGCTTCGATTTCTTCTAGAAAGTTGTTCGAAATGTTGAGAGGAAGATTCTGTCAAATTTTGGTGGTGATTGGAGGTGGCCGAAAGTTTCTGCAGTTTTTTTTTCAAAAACCAGCAACTTTAGCCGACGATATTTAAATACTTTAGCCGAAGATATTCGTCGGCTATAGTATTTTTTAATTTTTTTATAAGGTTTAGCCGACGAAACATACCATAATTCGTCGGCTAAACCCTCCTAAAGCCGACGAAATAGACTATATTTCGTCGGCTATAGTTATTTTTTTAATTTTTTATTACATATTTTAGCCGACAAAATGCGTCGGCTAAAGTCTGGGACAATAGCCGACGACGTCTTCTATCGTCGGCCAAATACTTGGACAATAGCCGACGACGGTTTCTAGTTTCGTTGGCTAAAGTCATCGTTGACGATCCTTTCCCGACGAAACTATAGCCGACGAAGGCTCGTCGGCTAAGATCTTAGCTGACGAATTAAGCTAACAGGCCGACGAAACTTTTTCGTCGGCTAAAATGCTTGTCCTGGTAGTGCTAGCTACTTCATGATGCTTAGGAGAGAGATTACTTTTCTGGTTGTGACTTGGAGCTAAGAGCATTTCCACATCGACATAGCAGAATCATTACTTCTTAATTTCCGATAAATTTCTTCTGTCTAATATCCATTTGGATTTTGGACCTCTTCTATTCAAAATTACTACACTGCGATCGAGTTTCAACATCAACCATACAAACAATAGTAGTGCGGTCGGGGCTACTTCTTGTTAGAGATTGTTGTAGGTTTCATACCACTGTTAGGATATGCGATTTGTTACTATATAACAAAATATGTTACAGAAGTGTTTAGTATGTGATGGGATACGACACAGTGTTTAAGATGGATTATGTGATGGGATAAGACATAGAGTTTAAGATATTGATATGTAGGAGCTAGACTTAGGAGATTATTAAAACTAGGATATAAAGAAGGCTTATGCAAATTGTGGATCATGCTCTTATTGCCACTCTAGAAGAAGAGACTGCAATTACAACAACAAACAATGAAGGGAATAGAATCCGTGGTTTCAACAATGATGTAGAAACTGATGGAGACAACATTGGCAATCAAAATTTAAGCCGGATGAAGGCTTATGTGAGGAAATGAA
Above is a window of Fragaria vesca subsp. vesca linkage group LG7, FraVesHawaii_1.0, whole genome shotgun sequence DNA encoding:
- the LOC101303465 gene encoding uncharacterized protein LOC101303465 — translated: MANNDLFSSLISDIKSYSGKDPLLPWLRGIRKLQDSLPQKVLEEKLPRFLQKCAQTFQYDERYRNEARYLRVWLKLMDFVEDPRELLRTMEANQIGTKHPMFYQAYALYYEKKKRFEEGEKMYHLGVQNHADPIEELEKAYEQFLQRMERHRKWKHQEKRTTKKVSDRSRVSRISGERNIEKECRMGDRPRETRHDGTRSRHQVTAGGVSDERSMCSDDTVLGKFVGTAIVGKSEAEDACHHGLVDPTINMKEAMSAINSMFREPLEMAPVRRGSRQSQQKENNTNNGFQVFVDENLEKGGKSKDKGVVQQSREPLNIFIDDDQDCLEQSEVQNKREDSSPSASHENAFVFLNPKDVPSESPNGEGSSRPRFREDTMMVRRIVGTTISEDPQVENACHHGLVEPTINLKEAMDDINNMFGKPIDFVRSRRVRRQDKVPEKKQDLGGFCILPDDEDDSGDDNLEQQQVQKMKDLPGKSKDSDLFETTVFTKQAMDDINKMFGMPLTLVTFQLQSPLYLKFGILNANKLFISFCFCVFVLSRPVLSLI
- the LOC101303756 gene encoding proline-rich protein 3-like; translation: MASKQLILVASSFLLIALALSPSANAHPPKPEVHVVVEGMVYCQSCDYRGWSLTGAKSLPLAKVSVVCKNNIGQVGYYKTFQANANGYVYAELEGNKMNRALDYPLQNCKVKLVSSPLQKCNLATNVNFGLDGAHLRSEGKSYTSPNYNAVIYAAGPFAFRPAHCPYTTHH